TACGATTTGCGTTTATCATCCCAGCACCTACAACAATTGCCGTACCATGCTGATCATCATGAAACACCGGAATATCACATTCTTGACGTAGTCGATCTTCAATCTCAAAGCAACGTGGTGCAGAAATATCTTCCAAATTAACACCACCGAATGTTGGCGCAAGCGCCTTCACAATGCTGACGATTTCATCCGTACTTTTTGTATCTAAACATAGTGGAAAAGCGTCAACATTGGCAAAACGCTTTAATAAAATTGCTTTACCTTCCATTACAGGTAGTGCTGCTTTCGGCCCAATATCCCCTAGCCCTAACACCGCAGTACCATCAGATACAATAGCCACCATATTGCCCTTCATTGTATAGTCATAGACAAGCGATGGATTTTTTTCAATTTCAATACAAGGTGCCGCTACACCAGGCGAATACGCAAGGCTAAGATCATAAGAGTCTTGCACAGGTACTTTTGAAATCACCTCTAATTTCCCACTATATTGTGCATGCATATCTAACGCTTTTTTCATAATATCCATTCAATCCGCCCCTTTTTCTTCTGTTTTATTGTATGTCAGTATCATAATACTTTGTGAAATCATAGTCAATGAAAAAACTCTAAAAAGCAGTATTTTCTTTGATAAATCAATATTTCCTATCGTTTATAACGTTTTATTGTATTGTTATTTATTTCACAATCAATTATTCTGATATAATAAATAACCTTTTTCAGCTTTTAAAAAACGTAGTTATAACAGCAATCAACCTGTTCAGTTTTTCACATAGTATTTTACTGCAGTAAATGAGAAAAATTTCACAAACTCATGTAAGCGCATCCATTGTTACATCTAAATCCGCCACATTTTATTCACATTTTTTCACAAACTTTTTTAACAACAGAAAAAAGAGTCCTTACGGCAAGGACTCTCAGAACGAGGACAAACTCATATTAAAAAGGAAAATACTTGCCAAGCAGTGCAGTTTACCCGCGGATTGAGCTAAAATATCCGCGAAGTAGAGTGCTTTACCCGCGGATTGAGCTAAAATACCCGCGAAGTAGCACGCTTTACCCGCGATGTATTTTAAGACTCTTGCTTAAATTGCTTAGTAAAAGCGGTAATAATATGTTTGGATGACCATTGCTCCCCCGACACCTTGGTGATTGGGTACTCTCGGCGAAAAATGGCTTTCGTTATGGCATCGTCTGTGTAGCCTTGGGAATAGAGCTTTCGCACCTCTCCCTCCAAGTCCTCTAAATAAGCAATTTTTTCGCTTATTTTCGCCCGACCATCCGCAAGAAAACCTGCATGGCAACAATAGACCTGCTCAAAGTCAAAATGTAATAGTTTCTTTAACGATGCCAAAGTATGTACGATGTTTTCCTCATCGAGCACAACCTTTGTCTTCGTTTGAATATATAAATCTCCTGTAAACATGGCACCTGTTGCCCGATTGTAAAACGACAAATGATCTGTTGTATGTCCTGGTGTCGTAATAATGTCCCAAGTGGCAGATTTCGTTTCAAGTGTGTCTCCAAATGGCTGTGCAATAAATGCTGGTCGCTGTCCCCAGAGCGCCTGACGATAGAATGGATAGTTTCCGTCTTCCGCACAATTCGCAATGGACTCACGATGAACGTAAATCGGGATCTTTTGTTGTTGCTGAATCCAAGCAGCATTGCCCGAATGGTCTTCATGTGCATGAGTCAACGCAACTTGTTCAACCGACAGCTCGCGAAAAAAAGATTGAAACTCCTCTGCAAGCGAATTAGAACCTGTATCAATCAGGAGTCCATCCACATAAAAGCTATAGACACTCATTCCTATACCTTGAACAGCTACTTTACCATGTGCACATTGCACGTTACCGTGTTGTT
This genomic interval from Lysinibacillus sphaericus contains the following:
- a CDS encoding MBL fold metallo-hydrolase is translated as MYKLEKSIEIEQHGNVQCAHGKVAVQGIGMSVYSFYVDGLLIDTGSNSLAEEFQSFFRELSVEQVALTHAHEDHSGNAAWIQQQQKIPIYVHRESIANCAEDGNYPFYRQALWGQRPAFIAQPFGDTLETKSATWDIITTPGHTTDHLSFYNRATGAMFTGDLYIQTKTKVVLDEENIVHTLASLKKLLHFDFEQVYCCHAGFLADGRAKISEKIAYLEDLEGEVRKLYSQGYTDDAITKAIFRREYPITKVSGEQWSSKHIITAFTKQFKQES